In Thermoanaerobaculales bacterium, one DNA window encodes the following:
- a CDS encoding aspartate 1-decarboxylase — protein sequence MQVTMLKAKIHRATVTGSDLEYEGSIALDPELCRATGILPYEKVEIFNCNNGERFATYVIPGRVGEVGINGAAARRVQRGDVVIIVAYVEVDAEEAAFHRPVVVLVDEHNRVREQRPA from the coding sequence ATGCAGGTCACGATGCTCAAGGCGAAGATCCACCGGGCGACGGTCACCGGCTCGGACCTCGAGTACGAGGGCTCGATCGCCCTCGACCCCGAGCTCTGCCGGGCGACCGGGATCCTGCCGTACGAGAAGGTCGAGATCTTCAACTGCAACAACGGCGAGCGGTTCGCCACCTACGTCATCCCCGGCCGCGTGGGCGAGGTGGGGATCAACGGCGCGGCGGCCCGGCGGGTCCAGCGGGGGGACGTGGTGATCATCGTCGCCTACGTCGAGGTCGACGCCGAGGAGGCCGCCTTCCACCGGCCGGTGGTGGTGCTGGTGGACGAGCACAACCGGGTCCGCGAGCAGAGGCCCGCTTGA